Proteins from a single region of Chloroherpeton thalassium ATCC 35110:
- the leuB gene encoding 3-isopropylmalate dehydrogenase: MRSIKIVSLPGDGIGQEVVASAVQVIEKVAPKFDLEISIEEHLFGGCSYDAHGEMLTEETLAACKNADAVLLGAVGGPKWENLPHNKKPEAALLKLRKELGLYANIRPAKVFDALADASSLKKDIIQGTDFVVVRELTGGIYFGQPRGYDEEKGWNTMVYEKYEVERIARQAFELARKRGKKVTSIDKANVLEVSQFWRQIVHEVHKDYQDVVLNDMYVDNAAMQVVRNPKQFDVIVTSNLFGDIISDISGMITGSLGMLPSASLGDKYALYEPIHGSAPDIAGQNKANPLATLASVAMMFENTLDLPEAGKLIYSAIEDTLSKGYRTGDIKSEGCKLASTTEMTEQILTSLDAVK; this comes from the coding sequence ATGAGAAGCATAAAAATCGTTTCGTTGCCCGGCGACGGCATCGGGCAAGAGGTTGTAGCGTCTGCGGTGCAAGTGATTGAAAAAGTTGCACCAAAATTTGATCTGGAAATTTCCATAGAAGAGCATTTGTTCGGCGGCTGTTCTTACGACGCGCACGGCGAAATGCTCACCGAAGAAACTTTGGCGGCGTGCAAAAATGCCGACGCCGTTTTGCTTGGCGCGGTCGGCGGCCCGAAATGGGAAAACTTGCCGCACAATAAAAAGCCAGAAGCAGCTCTTTTGAAGCTCCGCAAAGAGCTTGGCCTTTATGCCAACATTCGTCCGGCGAAAGTCTTTGACGCGCTGGCCGATGCGTCTTCCCTGAAGAAAGACATCATCCAAGGCACGGACTTTGTGGTGGTGCGCGAACTGACCGGCGGCATTTACTTCGGCCAGCCACGCGGCTACGACGAGGAAAAGGGCTGGAACACGATGGTTTATGAAAAATACGAGGTGGAACGCATTGCCCGCCAAGCCTTTGAATTGGCTCGCAAACGCGGCAAAAAAGTTACCAGTATTGACAAGGCTAATGTGTTGGAGGTTTCGCAGTTCTGGCGACAAATTGTGCATGAAGTTCACAAGGATTATCAAGATGTCGTTTTAAATGACATGTATGTGGATAACGCGGCGATGCAAGTCGTTAGAAATCCGAAGCAGTTCGATGTAATTGTGACCAGCAATTTGTTTGGCGACATCATCAGCGACATTTCCGGCATGATTACTGGCAGCTTAGGAATGCTTCCGTCGGCAAGTCTCGGTGATAAGTACGCGCTTTACGAACCGATTCACGGCAGCGCACCGGACATTGCGGGACAAAACAAAGCCAATCCGCTGGCTACGCTCGCCTCCGTTGCGATGATGTTTGAAAACACGCTCGATTTGCCGGAAGCCGGCAAGCTGATTTACAGCGCCATCGAGGACACGCTTTCAAAAGGCTATCGCACCGGCGACATTAAGAGCGAAGGCTGCAAACTTGCTAGCACCACCGAGATGACTGAGCAAATCCTCACCTCGTTGGATGCGGTGAAGTAG
- the ilvC gene encoding ketol-acid reductoisomerase — MKVYYENDADLALLADKKIAVLGFGSQGHAHALNLKDSGMNVCVGLKENSASWVKAEKAGLMVEKTAEAVKWADIIMVLIPDQVQKAVYENDIAPNLKPGDTLAFGHGFNIHYKQIVPPANVNVIMIAPKSPGHLVRRTFVEGAGVPCLIAVHQNVDGKAKDIALAWAKGLGGTKAGVIETNFKDETETDLFGEQAVLCGGSAELIKAGFDTLVEGGYPAELAYFECMHELKLIVDLYYEGGLSRMNYSVSDTAEYGGMTRGPRIITDEVRQNMRQVLKEVQDGTFAKEFIDECNSGYKSMEALRKSNREHKIEGVGEKLRGMMSWLFKKNPKADAGV; from the coding sequence CTTGAAAGATAGTGGCATGAATGTTTGCGTTGGCTTGAAAGAAAACAGCGCTTCATGGGTAAAAGCTGAAAAGGCTGGCCTCATGGTTGAAAAAACAGCAGAAGCCGTTAAATGGGCGGATATTATCATGGTGCTCATTCCTGACCAAGTGCAAAAAGCCGTGTATGAAAATGACATTGCACCCAACCTAAAACCTGGCGACACGCTGGCATTCGGACATGGTTTCAATATTCATTACAAGCAAATTGTTCCGCCTGCCAATGTCAATGTCATCATGATTGCGCCGAAGAGCCCAGGCCATCTTGTCAGAAGAACTTTTGTTGAAGGTGCCGGTGTTCCTTGCTTAATCGCCGTTCATCAAAATGTAGATGGAAAAGCTAAAGACATTGCGCTTGCTTGGGCAAAAGGTCTTGGCGGCACAAAAGCGGGTGTTATCGAAACGAACTTTAAAGACGAAACCGAAACCGACCTTTTCGGTGAGCAAGCCGTGCTTTGCGGCGGCTCAGCTGAGCTTATCAAAGCCGGGTTCGACACGCTTGTTGAAGGCGGTTATCCAGCCGAGCTTGCTTACTTCGAATGTATGCACGAGCTGAAGCTCATCGTCGATTTGTATTACGAAGGCGGTCTTTCGCGCATGAACTATTCCGTCAGCGACACCGCAGAGTACGGCGGCATGACACGCGGCCCGAGAATCATCACCGACGAAGTTCGCCAAAACATGCGCCAAGTCCTGAAAGAAGTTCAAGACGGCACATTTGCGAAAGAATTCATCGACGAGTGCAACTCTGGTTATAAAAGCATGGAAGCACTTCGCAAATCCAACCGCGAGCATAAAATTGAAGGTGTTGGCGAAAAATTGCGCGGCATGATGAGCTGGTTATTTAAGAAAAATCCAAAAGCAGACGCAGGAGTATGA